The region CAGGGCATGAGTGTTGTTGTCGTTTAACTGCTTCTCTACCGCGTTAAATCCAATATTTACGACGGAGCTCTGCAAAGACCCGTACCGAACCAGGGTGATGAAGCTCTTTGTCTATGTCCTGAATGAGAAGTTGGGTTATCTTGTGGGATGGATCTAGAACAATCGGATGGACAACATCTGCATCCAGTTGTAGACTGCGGCGTAGTCTCCCACCAACTCGGATGAGCCCAACTGTGTTGTCATACTCTGGGGCCAGTGTTATAAGGCGGCTAGGGGATGGTACTGGTTTACCTGCGACCAGACAGTCGAAGTCCTCGGGAAAGGTGTCAGTTTGAACTTTCCTGAGAATGTCTCTTTCTGCTGATTGATGATCCTCAGCTGAAGGGTGTACTGTACCTGCCACTCCGTGGCGTAGAAGTGCTGTTGCTTCAACTAAGGATTCCATTCCATTTGGTTAAGCCAAAGCTCACTGCTTTCTGATCTGGCTTCCTTTGGCAGATGATCTATGATATTAGGAAAGATGCGTGCCCATTGTCGTAGTTCAAATCCTCCTTCTGCCAACAGATTACTCAGTGTGTTCACCAACACTTTAGCCTCATCAGGTGTTGCAACACTCTGTAGACAGTTATCTACATAAAAACACCTTTCCAGGGAGTGGCGGACATTGTCTTCTGGCTGACTGTGATCAATTACGTGCTTCTGTAGTGCATACGTCGCACAACACGGACTGCAGGTAGTCCCGAATGGGAGCACTTGCCACTCATAGATGCTAGGGGGTTCCTCTCTCTTCAGATCACGCCATAAGAATCGGAGGAGGGGCTTATCCTCGGGCAGTAGTCTTATTTGATGGAACATGCCCTTTATATCGCTACTAAAGGCTACAGCATGCTCCCTGAATCGCAGCAACACACCAAGTAAGGAGGACCCCAGAGCTGGTCCAGGCAGAAGCAGGTCATTCAGGTTCCTACCTCTGTATGTGAAAGAACAATTGAAAACAACTCTGTTTTTTCCATTATGGCTCACCATATGGTGGGGAATGAACCATGATTCTTGATCTTTCTCTGTTAGTTTCTGCTCTGGTACTTCAACCACATAACCTGCCTGTTTCAGTCTCTGAATCTCAGCTCGGTAGGCCTCTGACTTTATAGAATCTCTAGCCAGACGAGTCTCAGTGCTGCGCAGATTCGGCATCACAGCTTGCTTTGTAGTGTGCAATTTAGGCATGTCCTTAACTCTTAAGAGAGGCGTGGCATAGCGTTGTGTCCCATTGACATCGATTCGGGTTGTCTTTGCCTCTAACAAGTCGATAGCCTCTTGATCTTGTTTGGATCTGGTGGCAAGTTTCTCGCTCCTGTAGGGCAGTACATCAAGTTGCCAGAGTTTCTCGATGTGTCTGAACAGCTCATTAGAAGGAGAACAGATCGATATGTTGAGACACTGCTGGGTCAAAAGTTGGGGTTGCACAATCTTAGCTGGCCCTTGGACTGTCCGGCCCTTGGACTGTATAGTCGTGTCTTCACTGCTGCTGGTCCACCAGGAGGTCCCAGGCGTACAGGCTCAATTGGGGTAACTAAAgccgggctcacactgtgcgatttttttaaaagtcctttaggattgtacttgtcagactgtacgaacatgatgattatgtcacactatgggatctcagttgtcattaatgtcagactgtacgacagtcaagacgagTTAAAAATGGGTGCGCGCAAGAAAACTTGTCCGaagttttacattatcaacccataCACGTCCAGTGACTGCGATCTGCATTGCACGCGGCACCGAAATGTTGGCTGTCATGAAAAGTATATGAACGGCGGCAATACCGGCGTGtttaagaagaatagtgtatgtattcatacacacgcacatgaaaacagcggcgcaaccagtgtttatataaaaaagaaacatatcagatgaattccgtgagcggaggacgggagcgccggagtttatagctgatttttaaaatttatcccagacgaccaaatcgtggccaaaatcgcacagtgtgagccgggcttAAGTGGGGATAGTCAGAGCCAATTAGAAGGAGGGGCTGAACACTGTCAAAGGAGGGGATTGGAAGTCCTCTGAGATGCCTGTATTTATGCTGTAAGGTGGCAGCTGGGCATGTGTGTTCGGCGAGCCCCAAGTGGTCTGCTGTAAATGCCCTGTGTATCTTAAACACTTTATGAGCCTGACAGGCTGGAGAGATGGTGAAGGAGACTGAAGAACCATGTATGATTTTCATATCCTGCCTAACAGTTCTCAGAGCAAGGTTTTCTGGTTTACCGTGTAGCTTCAGTTCCTGAGCAGCTGCTTGCAAAAGGATGGTGCGTTCTGAGCCGTCATCCAAAATGGCAAATGTCTCAAGCGCATGTTCCCCATTCTGAAGAATTACCTTTGTGACCTTTAATAGTACTTGACTGCATCCTAATGGTCGGTCTAGGTACAGGACCTCGTTGGCATTGCTGACAGGACAAGTGTTCTCTGTGACTGGTCTTTCATTTAACTCATGAAGTGCCTCAAGATGTTTGCCCTTACATACCTTACAGCTTGTCTTTAAACGGCACTGTGCTGCCTGATGAGCTCGGCCACAACGCCAGCATCTTTTATTGGTTTTCACCCAGTTAGTTTTCTGTTCTTTGGTGAGCTGGCTGAAATTCTGGCACTGATTCAGATAATGCTGGGTATTTGTGCAGTAGGGGCAGAACATTTTTGGTTTGTCCTGAGGTTTAGCCACACTTGAATTGGACTCTCCTAATGATGTTGTATTTTGTGCAGGGTCTGCGCTGTGAAATATAGCTGCTGTCTTGGTGGACTTAAAGTCTTTGCGCCTGTCTCTTATGGTCAGAGTGTTCCTTTCTGTCTCCGCCAAGAAACTCAAAACCACTCTCCTGTATTTTCAGCTCATATTCAAGCCAGTCTGCAAAGTGTAGAAGTGTGGGGATGCGAACGTTTAAGGGGTACACATACCTTTTGAACTCAGCTCGTAAGTCATGAGGCAACTTGAACAACAGCCTTGTTACATGTGAGCCACACTGAAGCTCAACTCTGCCACTATCCCCCAGTTGGTCCAGCATGCCTACCAGAGCTCTGACTTTCAATGCGAACCTCTTGAACCCACTGGCATCATGACTATGGATAGTAGGATCATCCATCAAGTCAGCAATTCGCCACAAAGCTAACTGGTGAGGTTGCCCATATTGCTCAGCGAGAGAGGCCATGGTATCAGAGTAGGGCCTACTGGAATTGATGTAGGAGTCTGCAATGAGAAGAGCATCCTCAAACTTCAAGTGTTCTAAGagaatttgatatttaaatCTCTCAGTAGCATCCTCAGGTAGAAGACTGTCCAATGAGACCTTCAGTCGTGCAAATTCCTGTGGGTCTCCCTTAGTGAAATCAGGGATTGTGGGCTTAGGACCTCTGTATATCTTTTCTTGCTGAGGGTAGTAAGGATGCTGTTCAGTATCTCTGTAGAATGGCTTACTGCTGATAGGTGCTGTTTGAGGGTGCCTGGACTGTGGATAGTCTCGTGTCCTCTGTTGTGAAGTTGATGCTATGGAATAGCACTCAGGTTCACAGTACTCAGGGGTTGATGGACATGAGAGAGGTTGATCTTTAGTCCCTAAGTTTTGCAGTCTGATAGTTAATTCATCCACCAAATTGGACTGGCTGTGTTAGCACTCATTTTCTGCTGCATATCTAGCACGGTAGACTGAAGCTGTTGATTTTCTCGTTTGAGCTCCTGAACTGTTCTCAAAATCTCTGATACATCCCCCGTTGTGACTGGGTAAGATACAGGTGTGCTCTCATATCTTGGTCCAATGTGTAATGAGCGGCTTATGAATCTCTGGTCTGTCCCGGTGGCATAGTTGCTCAATGGTTGATAAGTGAGAGGGGTCATCTCGGCTACCCTTTCAGCGTGAGGCTCCTGTAACTCTCTGGGACGAGGGAAAGTATGTGAAGTTGGAGACTGTTGGTCATAGCGTGGGAGAGAAACCTCATAATCCTCTAACCAAGCTGGAGGCTGTATTCAACGTTTAGGACGCACATCAGCTGGTTGTCCTTCTCTGATCCTCTGGTCTGGAAACATCTTCTACAATCCACAGCAATTACCGTTCCGGCTCGAAGGACCAAATGTACTGTAGTTACTAATGTGGTTCAGGTTAATTAATCACTGTGGTACGTCTGGTCAAAACGCAACAAAGATGCTTCTTGCTTCTCAGAAGATTTATTTCCACTAGTATATACAAACATGTGGGTGTTTGTGTGGTTCTACAAAACAAGTAGAAACAATAGTATATATCAGTACTTAATATTCACCATagcataaaaaatacaataaacaatagCAGAAGTTAACAATATTAATAGTTATAAAGACATTAAACATATCCAGCAGTAATATTCTTCACTTTCAATACCTTATTTATAAATTACTCGACTTGGTTAGACGGGGAATCGAACCCGCGGCCGTTTGTACTAATGACGTCGCACAGAATAATTTGTGCACAATAGTTCGACTAAGCATTTCTTAGCATACTCAATGATGCCGTCAAATCGTATAAATACTGTTACACTACACTCAATGAAAGACAAATGTACTTCTGCTTCATATAAACAATAAGGAGGAACCGTATAAACAATTATAACCATGCAATTAGGTAGTATATGTGCAGGTTGATCGgccatattaattaaattacttaacGAAACATGTTTATGGTGATAACCCATAAACAACATGCTAAATATGATCAATAAACATAGAAACTTACTTTTAGATGCACGCACACGattaaacaaaacatgaaacaaCACATGAAATGAGGAAACTCTCGTGTACTCCACACTCCACGGATTCATACCAACAACTGATTATTCTTATGACGCACTTTCCAGCATGTTCTAGCATACTCCGTATTTCCTCAAGGGGGCAGTAACAGTCCACAGTCATTGAATATTCCAACACTTAGCTAGAAAAACCGTACTAATATAACTCTATTACCTAAGAGTGTCTGAATACAGAGCCCTTTGCAACAATAATACTTCAGCTGTATTGCAGTAATACTGCAGTTctattgcagttgtttgttagtaatactaCAACTCTGCAGTTGTATTTCAATAGTACTTCAGATGTATTGCAGTAAAACggcaataatgcagttttttcgTGTccaaaaaaactgcatttttctacaTGTAACAAAAACTGCAGTATTACTTTTTAAGTAACTGCAgttatttttttgtaagggCGCGTCTGGTCAGGAGTAACGGTTAGAATAAAACAGCAGACTGAGTGAACTGCATCAATATGCTCTTCTTTTACCTGACAACCTTCAATCCTTTAGGCATATATGATGCTGCTGACATTTACACTCACAGACATATTAAGAGAGAACAATATGTGAATAAACgtactttgtttcttttttagcGCGTCTTCAACACCCTATCTACAGCACGCCTCTGTGCACTTCGGTCCGTGTTTGCGTATGTcagatgaaataataaataaatgccatttcttatgttttttctttctttcagtatttattgatccttatttatttcaattacagtttctgaatgttatttacatataaaaatagcTTACATATAGACTAATGTTATTAATGTATCGTTTTTAATGGAAACTTGTTTTTACCGTTAGCATGAGTGAGGCAAAAGAAGTTAGAATGAaggataaattaaaatgaataacatttaaacaagttctgaaaattccaaaaagaaaaagtgcactttaaatacaCGGATGGCGCACTTCAATAACCGAAAAAATGAAGCGTGGAATGTTGAACACTTCATGCACTCAACTGTGGCAGCTTTAATTACGTCGCGAAGGGGGTGGGGCTATCAGACTCtgattattaatgacaaaataaccttatataattcatacactACATGGTTGAGTGCATAGTGCATAAGAACATAGTGTATAGTGTGTCATTTGGGACGCAGCTCGTGTTTTTAAAAGTGGAGGCTTGCCTGAcctagcctgactacgtcagacttcagtcattggcaggtgtggcaaaaagttagttttaggccCCGTTTGTGAATGAATCTGTGTTTTAAACGAACCTAGTGAGTCAATTCAATTACTCATTCAAAAAGAACTGCCTAAATCCTAATGTacatccatcctaaattctatatGATATTAGTAATTGTCAATACCATAGCTGACGTATCAGCGCAGCTGCCATCTTGGATGGGTCCCCAATGGCATTTATTTCTACTGAGGAAGGTGTATCCCCAACTACAATAATCATAACTCCCCAAATATTTACCGGATTTTCACACGGTTTGGTTTGTTACAAACGGCAGAGATTTAGTTATGATACAGGACTCTGTCACGCATTGAAAAATACGTGCTTTCATGCTAAAAGactttgtattatgctctttaacaaagacatatggtaggctatggcatattgataaatgtataaatgaatgaattttatattttaataaagaaacgagtttgattgttcatttgaatttatttttctctctctgtcactcacacacaaaaacacacacacaaaaaacacacatgctGGCACTCTGTAACTCCAGGGTAGTTAAATTTGCGATGTGGTGCAGCCTTACTTTGTGAAATACAGACACCACAAATGAGACAATGAAATGATGGTTCTCAATTTCGAATTGGGTTTCTGCAATGTGCTCCCCGAGAAAGAACACATCCTCTGAACCAATCTCCGCCCGAACGAAATGGTTGACGAAGGACACACTGACACCTTGTTCTTTTGAGTTTTGCGTTCTGCTGCTCTGACCACCTTCACTGATGAATCAGGTAATCCCACGCGATCTGGTATCAATATTGCGCCGGTTATCGCAACcgtaaactgcacaaaatacggGCATAGTTGCTCGCTCTCCGTTGACTCCGATTGACTCTGGTGCTAGTGTAGAGTGAGGAGGCCCAACCAATTTGGCGGCGACGCTGGATTACGTTCCAGCACGTCATGAGGCATCTACGTATATTATATCTATggtcaatactatttagggcagatagggtggatagtatgctgTATGCACATTGGAACGCAGGGACTTGCTTTGTTCCTTAATGAATCAGTTAAtgaatcaattgaatgaatgattcattggtAAAATCAGTAACTTGCCGCCACCTaatggcagttttagtttcatatttaaagtataatttcagttatttaaatcatttaatatttctatattcaaaatgttatatttaaaacattaatctcaacatgaatttatgaagttaattgcactcatgccacctctgagcctcattaaatgtctgtaaatacCTACAAGCcagttttgtgttcttctgtacCACCTCTGTAGTGCAAATGAATTTTGTtaatactgattttatttgctcggtaacttattcttcttattgcattgttttaattagaaattttgaaaaaagcgtataaaaatacacttttgaaTCTGACATAAAAGATAACACTTcgaataaagttagaaaaaaatgcccctgtaaatcactttaaggtgTCCAATATTACTTCATAATGGGAAggctaatttttgttattgagCAGAAGGTGCTCCTGAATTTTTTTACTGTGCTcctaatttttaatttaaattatcaGCACAAGTGCTcctaaaaaataatagtaagCGTAAAGCCCTGTTTAGTGAGTGTGGTGTTGTTTATGAGGGGCTGCTCTGGGACGGGTGAGTATGAGGCTGTGAAGGAAAAATCACAGTATACTCACTACAAAAAACTGGACTACACCACTGGACAtactgttatgtttttattacttGTTATTATCATTCTCAAGATAGATGGAAATAAGTTGTGAAATTGCAACAATAATGAAACTCCTCTGCCTGCCAGTGGTTGGATATACAGACTGTCCCCCAACAAAGACATAacattaaatgataataaattgATGATaaactgtattaattttttttttaacaaagacCAGCTTTTTGGCTTAAAATTGAATATATTaatcagaaaacaaaacagtgtTTTCTCAGCTTGCACTCACACAGTTTCAGTCTGCTAAAACATTCACAAGAATGTAAGAGGGTGACCTATACGGTCATTTTCTAGGTGTTCTTTAAGGAATAAGCGTATCTTCTCACTGAAAAGATTTGAATGGTAATCTCTGGAGTTTGCATCCGAAGTGAATCTCCTTTTATTCTTGCAGATGTCCTTCACTCCCCAGCTTATGACACCAACCTATCAAAGATTTTACAGAtatcaaaaaaagtttttcagcTTCTCTCAAATTAGTCTTTAATTTTACCCTGTAATATGTAACACACGGTACATGAGACTTTACAGCCATATCATCAATACTGTTttcaaaaagaaacagaaatctCACCTGAATCACTCgaccttttttattcacataaGAGGCCCCACCTGAATCTCCTGTTATAAAATACCATGCAGACACAATAAACTATATGAGAATTGTATGAATTAATTTTAGATAtctgattattaaaatattatcaataaaaTGTATGCCCTAAACAGAAGATTAGAACAAAATACAAGCTGCCGTCTTGATGGCAAAAATCAAACATACCTTTGCAGGCAACATCATCTGTTGTTGGTTCAGTACCACCACTGCACAGAAAATTGTCTGTAACTGCTTCCCTGGCATTTTTCACATCGATTCCTTGTGCTTGTTTTGCATCTTCAACACAAGTATCCCTCTAAAGAAAAAGTACACCAAGACTTAATTTGTTGATAATGActgaaacatgtttttaaaaaaaaataaaattcattagagattaaaataatatgtctactgatgtttttaacatatttaatgcTAAATGCCTAAATGAAACCCAAGTGCTAGATAATGGTAGTACAGGAATGATTGCGTTAATTAATGACACTTTAAAGGCCCCATGAAATCAAAGTTAAAGTGCTGTTGCTTTTAGTTGGTTTATATGCTGTAATTCTAAATCTTGACAATTTGagaatattttactttaaaatgctATGAGGTCTGACAtctcaaatgaataaaaagcctctgcataaataaacacaaattaagatgttcaAACTACACATTAGATTAGAAATAAGAAAAATCATTACATATTTTCCAAGCTtgaatgtgatgttttttattatttttggacTATTGTCAGTCTCCATCTCAGATGCGAAAGCAGCTTCCACAAGCTCGTTGCTCATTAGTATTTCCTCTGTAACAAATGCATGGAGAAAAATCTatgatattttatgtttaatatgttTCATTGCATAAAAGCAATATTGCatgtgtaatataatttatgtttcaTATTTCTGACATGGTTCTTATGTGCATGCAGCATGTCTGACAGGGACTTACCATGTCTTCTGCACGTCCCTTCAGTTTCTGAAAGTTTCAGAGCTGCATTGGTTTCTTTGGTGCATGGGATACAGATCGGTCTGTAGAGAAATACACATGATGTTATTTAATTAGTTCagcttttcatatttttaataaagtaacaTCACATGTTGAAGATCTGTGCTGCTTACCGTAGATtaaaattcatcttaacagcTTCTTCCAGCTGTATAAGAGCTACATCAAATTCATAATATTCCTTTATTCCCATTTCCTGTTTTGCGGTGAGGTTATAGTTAGGatgatttatgtaatttttcacttttacaactgtaaaagaaaatattaacatCATTAATAAGATTTACCCTGTAACATGTTTTTCTTCAGTCTGAAAATATATCAGGACATACCCAGGCCTTTTTCCAGTTTCACTGTTATCGTACTAGGTGGGGTTCCCTCTTTGAAGCAGTGAGCCGCTGTCAAGATGTAACTTGAGGAAACTAATGACCCCATGCAATTTAAAGTACCCTACATGAAGTGCAGAGAAGATTTATGTTCATATGGCTGACATGGTTCAACTCTTTAGCCATAGCATGCATGTCTCTTCTTCTTGTGGGAGAATAACTATAGTAATGTTATGCTCACCCCAGTAATCTGTGCCAACCAGGGAAATGCTGCACGGCGTTTATTTTCCAAGCCTTCCCACACAATCCCACACAATCCTACACTGGTGCTCTCATCTGTGTAAGGAAGCAGGTACATGAGAATAATCACTCATTACACACATGAGGTTCCTTAATTCAGTGCTTAAAGcaatagttatttttttcttgacatGTAAATTCTGCCAACGTTTATTCACCTtcatgtagttccaaacctgtatgactttctctcTTTTATGGAATGCAAAGAgaaacattttgaagaatgttcctAAAATCTCATtccacatatatttaaaaaactttttttttttttttttcttttttttttaaagctcattgatttctttttctctttttgtgttccagaGAAAACATGAACAACATGAggtgattaaataattacagaaatttCACTTTTGTGTGAAGTATAGATACAGTACCAATCATGTCGTCAAACATCTCCTGAACCTTTGCCAAGTCTTGAAgcttaaagaaatatttttcttgGTCCCTCTGTGACACTAAGCCATTTATGTCTTCTTGATTCACGTCATCTCCAACTCCAAATACATAAAGATCTGGAAAGGGAGGACACATTCATATCAATATGAAATCAATAATAAAGACTTCTAAACAATTATGTGCATTTTTTGCTGTCCCTGATGATATTGCTTGTGAATGAAAGACACTTTTAAGAAATACTTATAATCTagcaatttcatttaaaatatgattatgaTTAATCAATTTCATGCTTACCAAGATTCTTCTCTCGCGTTGGATCATTTTTAGCGACAAGGTGTTTGATCTGATCCACTTTAGGTTTGGGATTCCCCCCCATGTTTGCGTGACCTATaaagaaagattaaataaattacagtgaatatttgcttcaaagtTGATTTCTATTCTAGATTGTAATACTGTGCATGGCTATTTTATCAAtatatgaatttatttgttcTGATAAAGAACTTAAACTGattaagcacaaaataaattttaagtactgatacatatatatatactaaattGTATGAAAATACTGATAAGTCAATACCATCACTGAACAATATGATGATGTGTTGGGTCTCACTGAAGGTCGTTGCATTGTTGAGCTCCTCTATTTGCATGCTCTCTAAAATAGTTGAATAGGCTTTGGCGATATTAGTACCTGTTTTTTCACCTCTCTCTGTTTTTTCACATCAGAATATTACAGTCAGCAAGttaataagaaacattttttaattgaaacaactgaataaaattgaataatttttaaaatttaaattaatttgggttaaaaaagaatgtgagatttattttattttcattattacattGGATAgcaatgaataaatgtattttccataaGTTAGacttaaatgtgctatatatgAATTGTACATTATTGTGTAATAATAATCTCAAATTCTAAAAAATCAAATTGTACCTATGTATACGATAAAACTCAAAAGTGAGACATTCAAACAGAATACTTACTGTCA is a window of Onychostoma macrolepis isolate SWU-2019 chromosome 21, ASM1243209v1, whole genome shotgun sequence DNA encoding:
- the LOC131528199 gene encoding complement factor B-like yields the protein MECKQQLKWLMLAMICPFIAGALSSMSKRDISCPKENLGITGGTFVLSNSYSHGSLLKYSCPSGYYPSVQSRLCEYGRWTSKTKIRKTPECKKITCPNPRVFENGEMIPYKAKYYVNDTTTYSCHSDYTFRGSAVRVCKPNGKWSGSTPICGRDSDHCPDPGVPPGSSRAGNMFNIDDKVTYRCESPLTLIGSKVRVCLDGGQWSGTEPQCYAGFTYDTPEEASEAFSSSLKSNLAVSQQHENEEQQGKKIRMVQGGKLDIYIAVDASDSITQKGFENTTTTIKMLIKKISYYPVSPNYEILMFATDVAQIVSMRNFKYGENARNLTKVFEDLDNFTFDKRGEKTGTNIAKAYSTILESMQIEELNNATTFSETQHIIILFSDGHANMGGNPKPKVDQIKHLVAKNDPTREKNLDLYVFGVGDDVNQEDINGLVSQRDQEKYFFKLQDLAKVQEMFDDMIDESTSVGLCGIVWEGLENKRRAAFPWLAQITGGTLNCMGSLVSSSYILTAAHCFKEGTPPSTITVKLEKGLVVKVKNYINHPNYNLTAKQEMGIKEYYEFDVALIQLEEAVKMNFNLRPICIPCTKETNAALKLSETEGTCRRHEEILMSNELVEAAFASEMETDNSPKIIKNITFKLGKYRDTCVEDAKQAQGIDVKNAREAVTDNFLCSGGTEPTTDDVACKGDSGGASYVNKKGRVIQVGVISWGVKDICKNKRRFTSDANSRDYHSNLFSEKIRLFLKEHLENDRIGHPLTFL